Proteins encoded by one window of Oreochromis niloticus isolate F11D_XX linkage group LG17, O_niloticus_UMD_NMBU, whole genome shotgun sequence:
- the ntmt2 gene encoding N-terminal Xaa-Pro-Lys N-methyltransferase 2, translated as MEITLENDNNSSSNFEYKGAHQAFRDRWKGTDDTMCRHSMSFHLHHTLRSEFFASYLYLLEKTPLVKLFPVTCEYIKGEKQFYYRAQKFYEDVPASEEGMMGDFVEISNVDLEGSLQFLKRFVGPGKAGTHCALDCGSGIGRVAKGVLLPVFEKLEMADMMEHFLLHAHEEYLGDDADRIETYYCYNLQEFTPPQNKYDVIWMQWVACHLTDKDLMNFLFRCKKSLRPNGVIIIKDNMARQGCKLDPIDSSISRHLDIMKTIIAKAGLEVLAVERQGGFPEIIMPVWMIAMK; from the exons ATGGAGATTACACTTGAAAATGACAATAACAGCTCCTCAAACTTCGAGTACAAAGGTGCTCACCAGGCATTCAGGGACCGCTGGAAAGGGACAGATGACACCATGTGTCGCCACAGCATGTCCTTTCACCTACACCACACACTGAGGAGTGAGTTCTTTGCCAGCTACCTGTACCTGCTAGAGAAGACTCCGCTGG TGAAGCTGTTCCCGGTCACCTGCGAGTACATCAAAGGAGAGAAACAGTTCTACTACAGAGCTCAGAAGTTCTACGAGGATGTTCCCGCCTCAGAGGAGGGCATGATGGGAGATTTCGTAGAAATATCCAATGTTGATCTGGAAGGTTCCCTTCAGTTTTTGAAGAGGTTCGTG gGGCCCGGTAAGGCGGGCACCCACTGTGCTCTGGATTGTGGCTCTGGGATCGGGCGGGTAGCCAAAGGTGTGCTCCTTCCTGTGTTTGAGAAACTGGAGATGGCAGACATGATGGAGCACTTCCTGCTCCATGCACATGAGGAGTACCTGGGTGACGATGCTGACCGTATTGAGACCTACTACTGCTACAATCTGCAAGAATTCACACCTCCACAAAACAAGTATGATGTCATATGGATGCAATGGGTGGCAT GCCACCTAACAGACAAGGACCTGATGAACTTCTTGTTTCGCTGCAAAAAGAGTCTGCGTCCAAAtggtgttatcataatcaagGATAATATGGCTAGGCAAGGCTGCAAGCTGGACCCCATCGATAGCAGCATTAGCCGCCACCTGGACATCATGAAGACCATCATTGCCAAGGCTGGACTGGAGGTCCTGGCTGTTGAGAGACAGGGAGGCTTCCCTGAGATCATTATGCCTGTCTGGATGATTGCTATGAAATAG